GCGTGAACTCCTCATGATGTTGAGGGGCGAAAACTTTAAATCAGAGCTCTTGGTGCTCTTAGTGATTCTTAATGGATGACTCAACTCCTCTCGACTCCGCTCGACTCAACAATGAAACATTGTCTTAGGGCAGGGTGTAAGACATATTGTCCGCCTATGACGATAATCAGTCTATTGTTTCTGCAGTCAtgtgctttcacactttttcatgAACTGTAGATCAAACTATATCCCAAATACTAACACATGCATATAATGACATTCTACCTAAATTTCCTTGCTCTCCTTTCCTTGCACTTACCAAACAAGACATATATTAGTTGTTATAAACACCCTGATCAACCATAATAATGCATGCTAAATAAGCAAATGAATAAGGGTAACCTTGTGACTATAAGCTTGATAAGTACAAAATAAATTGCAGTTGTTAATGTATCATATAGTCCATATAGTCTACAATGTTCACAGTCATCGTAGACTATATGGAGTGTACTGTTGCAGTCTGTGGAATATGAGAAGTCAAGAAAGAACTTGCCTGGGTGTGTCCCCCCCCAGGTTATCAGATTTATGGCTAAGGGTCCTTGAGTTTTATCCTGTGGACCAGCCATCTGGTTTTGGTCAACGGCCCAAATCAATAGGTTCAGCAGGGTTCCTCTTGGCTAAGAGAATtcatcctctggtcagggatgttctAATGTTTTATGGTTCCTGTGGCAACTATGTGGAGCTCTTGTGTAATGTTTGGTCCAGGTTTCtgtaaagaattttttttatgttgtactGAGTGCAATCTGGTGTGTGGGGTTTGGTGGCATTGTGAGGAGCTCAGTAAATTGATTGCCAAGGTGAAGAAGATGCTTCTTAGCTTGCTGGTACAGCAGCAGAGGCTCCTGTAGCACTTCCCAGATGCTACAGGATCTggattgtctcagggagtttttccttgccacatcACCTCACCTGCCACTTCACGTGGTCTATGGTTGGGATTCAAAATGTCCTTCATGATACATTTCATTGTCCATAGACAGTGTCTGATAGATGTCTGCAATGGACAGTAGCTGGATACCAGTGATGTGTTGGGCATTTTCACCACCCAGTGGAGGGCCTTTAAGCTGCTGTACCACactattcaattcagttcaattttatttgtatagcgcttttaacaatgtgATAAGGCAGCTTTACATgaatataaattccagatataaattttaaattcataaatgtatccctaatgagcaagccagaggtgatggtggcaaggaaaaactccctgagacaatatgaggaagaaaacgtctccaggttacgtatgtaaccatggttccccgagggaacgagacgctgcgtcacgaaacgctatgggaacgcccccgcgtgaccgcgctctgaatcacgtgtctaatccgtccaatggatgggcgagacgtcacgggcggggtgacgtagcgacccggaagcataaaagcctgAGCGACGAGCCCtacgttagcttactggaaaatgaagcaagcgccgcagggacgccggaagtgtggcaccgagacgcagcgtctcgttccctcggggaaccatggttacatacgtaacctggagacgttccccttcaggaactcgagctgcgtcacgaaacgctatgggaacgagtatacccacgccgccagacttacaagtccctgcctccaggaggaggcaagcctaaggcacaaggacagaggagccgggagtggctcgcgtatctaggtcataaaacctggcaaaggtcaggggcgtggaccatcccgccacgttgcagatgtcctgtaaggacacacctgccagaaaggccttagaggccgccaccgctcgggtagagtgagccttgacccccagaggactggggagaccagaggactcgaaagccagagaaatggattctacaatccaccggctgagggtctgcttagaagcaggaaaacccctcttagagggaccaaagcacacaagcaactggtccgcctttctccacagggcagttctgtggacgtacgcgtccagtgctcgcactggacacgtacaattgagcttccgatggtcgggctccctgaagggaggaggacagaaagcctgcagcacgaccggccgtggtgccgaggaggggactttcggtacgtaccccgctcgggggtacaagaatgctttggccaaaccaggcacaaagtctaaataggaaggggccaccgagagggcctgaagatcccccactctcctaagagaggaaattgccaagagaaaggcagtttttaacgtcagaagacggtccgaaatctcctctatgggctggAAGGGGGgcttgcagagagcctctaaaaccacggccaggtcccacgaggggacccgagatcgagctggaggtaccatggcatccagtccaagaggagctggatgagtcagagagaaccaaagtggacagtgcgacgtctcctgcgtcgcaaacagatccacctgggctctgctgAACATACACCATATGACCTCCACCACctccggcccctgcctcgacagggcatccgctcccacgttgagatgaccagggatgtaggccgctctcaatgagaggaggttcccttgggaccacacaaggatctggagcgccagcctgtaaagggggcgcgaacgcagacctccctggcagttgatgtaagagaccaccgtggtgttgtcggtgcgcaccaacacgtggcggcctcttaggtctgggagaaagtgtttcagagctagaaacacggccagcatctccaggcggttgatgtgccaagtgagatggcggccgctccacagaccacgggcaggacggccactcatgaccgctccccatccggtgagggacgcatccatcgctagcactacgcggcgaccaggagctcccaggaccgggccctgagacaagaacccaggttctctccacacagctaaggcacggcggcatcgccgcgtgaccttgatcatgcggagcgggtttcctctgtttcggaaaaaccccctggtcttgagccaccactgtaggggtctcatgtgcagcaggccaaacggtatcacgttggacgcagctgccaataggcccagcagtctctgaaactgctttacagtgagtgaccggcctactttcactctcgcgaccgctgtgaggaccgactcgatctgagcaggagacaaacgtgcctgcatcgtggtcgaatcccacacgacgcctagataagcggttctctgagctggagaaagcacgcttttctcggcgtttagtcttaaccccagttccttcatctcgatgccgagccgccatctgctctgaatgagctaaaatcaaccagtcgtcgatatagttcagtatgcggatgccctgtagtcgcataggagccagggcagcatccacgcacttcgtgaaggtgcggggtgagagtgctaggccgaagggaagaacccgatactggtaagcttcgcccccgaaagcgaacctcaggaacttcctgtgcgggcgaaggatggagatgtggaaatacgcatcttttaggtcgatcgtgacgaaccagtcctcggacctgatctgagacacgacctgagtgaccgtaagcatcctgaacttcagtcgagcgactgagaggttcaattgccgcaagtccaaaatgggacgcagccctccccccttcttgggaacaatgaagtaccggctgtagaaccctgactctctgtcatgaggagggaccacctcgatggtctccttcctcaggagagtatgtacttcctgctccaataccagagcctgctcgggacccaccacagtgggaagaaccccagaaaaacgaggtggaggtgagccgaactgaattcggtagcctctttctacagtacgcaggacccaatgagacacattcggcagaagtttccacgctgccagaaagctcactaagggaatcagtctctcgagactgacctctggtgtaatagaagcggttagctgggtgccctgaggcggcgaaccgacatggggcaaatgagctaaccgctgcgaaggcctcaggagaggccgcgagcctcccagacccgctacgttgccgggcgagaactgggagaggcgctcgccggaggCCGCTGcaccctgaagcaccataggtggcagggttggcagatcgacctcctgagggcactggggggacccgggcaccgtgagGTGTATGCCGcctcgccccagaggggcccgccctcggaagccctgggccaaaactgtcagggcttcttagccgtgGCCCTTCTGGACATCAGGACCAGACATctggtcctcagatccgccttagtgcccggagggccgggcccagagtgtcgtcgcgactcctgctcccgcctcgggggagcacgggaggcgacggtctgtttttgggcctccctgtaggagggggtcgtacacggagggggctgtccccgcccagcagccccacgagctagagagcgatgggggaggaaccgctggaacgccgccgcctgagcacaggcctgctggtatctcttgacgacggagtctaccgcgtcgccaaacaggcccaaGGGAGTAAGcagggcgtccatgagcacgaccctgtccttctctttcatatcggacagggtcagccagagatgcctctccgccgccaccaggactgccatagaccgactgATAGCAcaggcggtctccttggtggtgCAGAGGGACAGATCAGTGGCCcacctgagctcagctacctgctcagacatactctccccctgctcatccagctctttaagcaggtcggcctggtacgcctgtaacaccgccatggtgtgcagacacgcaccggcctgacctgctgccgtgtacgccttgaggtggtccgcagcggcttggtaggcaacgccggagccttcagggacgatgcagcagcaggggacagatagctggcaatcgtctgttcaaccctgggcataaccggagtagtccagccccgccacattagcgtaatgggaagatgtggggctgaacaaccgggctgaaaatggcctattccaggacctcgacacctcagtgtggaggtccggaaaaaagggcaggctccggggcggaggtggcggcctactgcgtaGAAAACGCTcatccagtctagagccctgaggctcaggccgtgactcagcgggccagtcaatgttaAGCTTGGCGACTGCCCgcgtaaccacctcgagcagctccccgtattgaggagactgcggctcagggtcgacgctctccacatcgacctcctcggaggacaataggtggagcgccgagtccgctccctggggggaagaaaccgcagagcgtgcttccgagcccagggaggggacagtggacctggagggtgaggaaggagaaagggccTGTCTCCATTctctccgccaggtccatctgcgagccccacgagcgcaactgccgctctgcctcggcagaagcggggccggcaccgcgaggcacgctagtgagggctccctcctcaccctccagcgggagcggagagtgcgcagcggtaaacgctcgcaatgtgcgcagccggctccctcgagagccgactgagcgtgctccgctcccaaacaggcaacgcacagactgtgtgtatccccgcccgtaatatcCCCGCCCGTGATTGTAAATATTTTCCCTTGTATAACTCTACACTATATagtcaaatagtgcaaatgtgtaattaggaacttatgagcttatgaaCAACTGATGAATATAAGTTGGGCCACACTAAGATGCAGTTTGTCAATTTGATCTTGATGGAACAATGATTGAAGCtcactattcaattcaattcaattttatttgtatagcgcttttaacaatggacattgtcacaaagcagctttacagaaataaatggattcacaaaaatatattgtaaatatttgaatttatcactgtgaatttatccctaatgagcaagccagtggagacgttggcaaggaaaaactccccgagatgatatgaggaagaaaccttgagaggaaccaggctcaaaagggaacccatcctcatctgggtgcaacagatagtgcaattataaataaatcccttctattattgtgtactatatggacaaatagtgcaattgtgcaaccaataaattcatcacagtttttgcaagaagtccggctggttaaaatctatccactgtccactgatggagtcctgagtatgaagctgcttatggcaactgcagccccaaagccactacagcaatcgcagtcccaagccattacagtaca
The genomic region above belongs to Pangasianodon hypophthalmus isolate fPanHyp1 chromosome 6, fPanHyp1.pri, whole genome shotgun sequence and contains:
- the LOC128318504 gene encoding uncharacterized protein LOC128318504, which translates into the protein MKELGLRLNAEKSVLSPAQRTAYLGVVWDSTTMQARLSPAQIESVLTAVARVKVGRSLTVKQFQRLLGLLAAASNVIPFGLLHMRPLQWWLKTRGFFRNRGNPLRMIKVTRRCRRALAVWREPGFLSQGPVLGAPGRRVVLAMDASLTGWGAVMSGRPARGLWSGRHLTWHINRLEMLAVFLALKHFLPDLRGRHVLVRTDNTTVVSYINCQGGLRSRPLYRLALQILVWSQGNLLSLRAAYIPGHLNVGADALSRQGPEVVEVIWCMFSRAQVDLFATQETSHCPLWFSLTHPAPLGLDAMVPPARSRVPSWDLAVVLEALCKPPFQPIEEISDRLLTLKTAFLLAISSLRRVGDLQALSVAPSYLDFVPGLAKAFLYPRAGYVPKVPSSAPRPVVLQAFCPPPFREPDHRKLNCTCPVRALDAYVHRTALWRKADQLLVCFGPSKRGFPASKQTLSRWIVESISLAFESSGLPSPLGVKAHSTRAVAASKAFLAGVSLQDICNVAGWSTPLTFARFYDLDTRATPGSSVLVP